From one Dokdonella sp. genomic stretch:
- the yjgA gene encoding ribosome biogenesis factor YjgA, with protein MSFDPTDDDTFDGPSRSQLRREALAVFALAEALVALPDAELVRMPLDADLVDEVRRARAVSQQIARKRQVQFLAKQMRRLDEDALAPLRAALAHDRAQMRRAAADLHHVERWRDRLLADGDDAIGEWLTLHPSADRQQLRALVRQAKFEADRAKPPRAARELFRLLRETHAATTNDGD; from the coding sequence ATGTCCTTCGATCCGACCGACGACGATACCTTCGACGGCCCCAGTCGCAGCCAGTTGCGCCGCGAGGCGCTGGCCGTGTTCGCCCTCGCCGAGGCGCTGGTCGCCTTGCCCGACGCCGAACTCGTGCGCATGCCGCTCGATGCCGACCTCGTCGACGAGGTGCGCCGCGCGCGCGCGGTGAGCCAGCAGATCGCGCGCAAGCGCCAAGTCCAGTTCCTCGCCAAGCAGATGCGCCGGCTCGACGAGGACGCGCTTGCGCCGCTGCGCGCCGCGCTGGCCCACGACCGCGCGCAGATGCGCCGCGCTGCCGCCGACCTGCACCACGTCGAACGCTGGCGCGATCGTCTGCTCGCCGACGGCGACGACGCCATCGGCGAATGGCTGACCCTGCACCCGAGCGCTGACCGCCAGCAACTGCGCGCGCTGGTGCGCCAGGCCAAGTTCGAAGCCGACCGCGCCAAACCGCCGCGCGCCGCGCGCGAACTGTTCCGCCTGCTGCGCGAGACGCACGCGGCGACAACGAACGACGGCGACTGA